One segment of Eschrichtius robustus isolate mEscRob2 chromosome 3, mEscRob2.pri, whole genome shotgun sequence DNA contains the following:
- the TMEM39B gene encoding transmembrane protein 39B isoform X2: MGGRRGPNRTSYCRNPLCEPGSSGGSGGGHTSSASVTSVRSRTRSSSGTGLSSPPLATQTVVPLQHCKIPELPVQASILFELQLFFCQLIALFVHYINIYKTVWWYPPSHPPSHTSLNFHLIDFNLLMVTTIVLGRRFIGSIVKEASQRGKVSLFRSIMLFLTRFTVLTATGWSLCRSLIHLFRTYSFLNLLFLCYPFGMYIPFLQLNCDLRKTNLLSHMASMGPREAVSGLARSRDYLLTLRETWKQHTRQLYGPDAMPTHACCLSPSLIRSEVEFLKMDFNWRMKEVLVSSMLSAYYVAFVPVWFVKNTHYYDKRWSCELFLLVSISTSVILMQHLLPASYCDLLHKAAAHLGCWQKVDPALCSNVLQHPWTEECMWPQGVLVKHSKNVYKAVGHYNVAIPSDVSHFRFHFFFSKPLRILNILLLLEGAVIVYQLYSLMSSDKWHQTISLALILFSNYYAFFKLLRDRLVLGKAYSYSVNPQRDLDHRFS; this comes from the exons ATGG GAGGACGAAGAGGTCCCAACAGGACATCCTACTGTCGAAATCCACTCTGTGAGCCAGGATCCTCTGGGGGCTCAGGTGGGGGCCACACTTCCAGCGCATCAGTCACCAGTGTCCGTTCCCGCACCAG gagcAGTTCTGGGACGGGCCTCTCCAGCCCCCCACTGGCCACCCAGACGGTCGTGCCCCTGCAGCACTGCAAGATCCCCGAGCTGCCCGTCCAGGCCAGCATTCTGTTTGAGTTGCAGCTCTTCTTCTGCCAGCTCATAGCCCTCTTCGTCCACTACATCAACATCTACAAGACAGTGTGGTGGTATCCACCCTCCCACCCGCCCTCCCACACCTCCCTG AATTTCCACCTGATCGACTTCAACTTGCTGATGGTGACCACCATTGTTCTGGGCCGCCGCTTCATTGGGTCCATCGTGAAGGAG GCTTCTCAGAGGGGGAAGGTCTCCCTCTTTCGCTCCATCATGCTGTTCCTCACCCGCTTCACCGTTCTCACGGCAACAGGCTGGAGTCTGTGCCGCTCCCTCATCCACCTCTTCAGGACCTACTCCTTCCTGAACCTCCTGTTCCTCTGCTATCC GTTTGGGATGTACATTCCGTTCCTGCAGCTGAACTGTGACCTCCGCAAGACAAACCTCTTAAGCCACATGGCCTCCATGGGTCCCCGGGAGGCGGTCAGTGGCCTGGCACGGAGCCGGGACTACCTGCTGACACTGCGGGAGACGTGGAAGCAGCACACGCGGCAGCTGTACGGCCCGGACGCCATGCCCACCCACGCCTGCTGCCTGTCGCCCAGCCTCATCCGCAGTGAGGTGGAGTTCCTCAAGATGGACTTCAACTGGCGCATGAAGGAGGTGCTGGTCAGCTCCATGCTGAGCGCCTATTATGTGGCCTTTGTGCCTGTTTGGTTCGTGAAG AACACACATTACTATGACAAGCGCTGGTCCTGCGAGCTCTTCCTGCTGGTGTCCATCAGCACCTCGGTGATCCTCATGCAGCACCTGCTGCCTGCCAGCTACTGCGACCTGCTGCATAAGGCCGCTGCCCACCTGGGCTGCTGGCAGAAGGTGGACCCAGCACTGTGCTCCAACGTACTGCAGCACCC GTGGACTGAAGAATGCATGTGGCCACAGGGTGTGCTGGTGAAGCACAGCAAGAACGTCTACAAAGCAGTGGGCCACTACAATGTGGCCATCCCCTCCGACGTCTCCCACTTCCGGTTCCAC TTCTTTTTCAGCAAACCCCTGCGGATCCTCAACATCCTTTTGCTGCTGGAGGGCGCTGTCATCGTCTACCAGCTCTACTCCTTAATGTCCTCTGATAAGTGGCACCAGACCATCTCACTGGCACTCATCCTCTTCAGCAACTACTACGCCTTCTTCAAGCTGCTGCGAGACCGCCTGGTATTGGGCAAGGCCTACTCGTACTCGGTCAACCCCCAGAGGGACCTAGACCACCGGTTCTCCTGA
- the TMEM39B gene encoding transmembrane protein 39B isoform X1, which translates to MPSGLRIYLVSSPAGGRRGPNRTSYCRNPLCEPGSSGGSGGGHTSSASVTSVRSRTRSSSGTGLSSPPLATQTVVPLQHCKIPELPVQASILFELQLFFCQLIALFVHYINIYKTVWWYPPSHPPSHTSLNFHLIDFNLLMVTTIVLGRRFIGSIVKEASQRGKVSLFRSIMLFLTRFTVLTATGWSLCRSLIHLFRTYSFLNLLFLCYPFGMYIPFLQLNCDLRKTNLLSHMASMGPREAVSGLARSRDYLLTLRETWKQHTRQLYGPDAMPTHACCLSPSLIRSEVEFLKMDFNWRMKEVLVSSMLSAYYVAFVPVWFVKNTHYYDKRWSCELFLLVSISTSVILMQHLLPASYCDLLHKAAAHLGCWQKVDPALCSNVLQHPWTEECMWPQGVLVKHSKNVYKAVGHYNVAIPSDVSHFRFHFFFSKPLRILNILLLLEGAVIVYQLYSLMSSDKWHQTISLALILFSNYYAFFKLLRDRLVLGKAYSYSVNPQRDLDHRFS; encoded by the exons ATGCCCTCTGGCTTGAGGATCTACCTTGTGTCGAGCCCTGCAGGAGGACGAAGAGGTCCCAACAGGACATCCTACTGTCGAAATCCACTCTGTGAGCCAGGATCCTCTGGGGGCTCAGGTGGGGGCCACACTTCCAGCGCATCAGTCACCAGTGTCCGTTCCCGCACCAG gagcAGTTCTGGGACGGGCCTCTCCAGCCCCCCACTGGCCACCCAGACGGTCGTGCCCCTGCAGCACTGCAAGATCCCCGAGCTGCCCGTCCAGGCCAGCATTCTGTTTGAGTTGCAGCTCTTCTTCTGCCAGCTCATAGCCCTCTTCGTCCACTACATCAACATCTACAAGACAGTGTGGTGGTATCCACCCTCCCACCCGCCCTCCCACACCTCCCTG AATTTCCACCTGATCGACTTCAACTTGCTGATGGTGACCACCATTGTTCTGGGCCGCCGCTTCATTGGGTCCATCGTGAAGGAG GCTTCTCAGAGGGGGAAGGTCTCCCTCTTTCGCTCCATCATGCTGTTCCTCACCCGCTTCACCGTTCTCACGGCAACAGGCTGGAGTCTGTGCCGCTCCCTCATCCACCTCTTCAGGACCTACTCCTTCCTGAACCTCCTGTTCCTCTGCTATCC GTTTGGGATGTACATTCCGTTCCTGCAGCTGAACTGTGACCTCCGCAAGACAAACCTCTTAAGCCACATGGCCTCCATGGGTCCCCGGGAGGCGGTCAGTGGCCTGGCACGGAGCCGGGACTACCTGCTGACACTGCGGGAGACGTGGAAGCAGCACACGCGGCAGCTGTACGGCCCGGACGCCATGCCCACCCACGCCTGCTGCCTGTCGCCCAGCCTCATCCGCAGTGAGGTGGAGTTCCTCAAGATGGACTTCAACTGGCGCATGAAGGAGGTGCTGGTCAGCTCCATGCTGAGCGCCTATTATGTGGCCTTTGTGCCTGTTTGGTTCGTGAAG AACACACATTACTATGACAAGCGCTGGTCCTGCGAGCTCTTCCTGCTGGTGTCCATCAGCACCTCGGTGATCCTCATGCAGCACCTGCTGCCTGCCAGCTACTGCGACCTGCTGCATAAGGCCGCTGCCCACCTGGGCTGCTGGCAGAAGGTGGACCCAGCACTGTGCTCCAACGTACTGCAGCACCC GTGGACTGAAGAATGCATGTGGCCACAGGGTGTGCTGGTGAAGCACAGCAAGAACGTCTACAAAGCAGTGGGCCACTACAATGTGGCCATCCCCTCCGACGTCTCCCACTTCCGGTTCCAC TTCTTTTTCAGCAAACCCCTGCGGATCCTCAACATCCTTTTGCTGCTGGAGGGCGCTGTCATCGTCTACCAGCTCTACTCCTTAATGTCCTCTGATAAGTGGCACCAGACCATCTCACTGGCACTCATCCTCTTCAGCAACTACTACGCCTTCTTCAAGCTGCTGCGAGACCGCCTGGTATTGGGCAAGGCCTACTCGTACTCGGTCAACCCCCAGAGGGACCTAGACCACCGGTTCTCCTGA
- the TMEM39B gene encoding transmembrane protein 39B isoform X3, translating into MVTTIVLGRRFIGSIVKEASQRGKVSLFRSIMLFLTRFTVLTATGWSLCRSLIHLFRTYSFLNLLFLCYPFGMYIPFLQLNCDLRKTNLLSHMASMGPREAVSGLARSRDYLLTLRETWKQHTRQLYGPDAMPTHACCLSPSLIRSEVEFLKMDFNWRMKEVLVSSMLSAYYVAFVPVWFVKNTHYYDKRWSCELFLLVSISTSVILMQHLLPASYCDLLHKAAAHLGCWQKVDPALCSNVLQHPWTEECMWPQGVLVKHSKNVYKAVGHYNVAIPSDVSHFRFHFFFSKPLRILNILLLLEGAVIVYQLYSLMSSDKWHQTISLALILFSNYYAFFKLLRDRLVLGKAYSYSVNPQRDLDHRFS; encoded by the exons ATGGTGACCACCATTGTTCTGGGCCGCCGCTTCATTGGGTCCATCGTGAAGGAG GCTTCTCAGAGGGGGAAGGTCTCCCTCTTTCGCTCCATCATGCTGTTCCTCACCCGCTTCACCGTTCTCACGGCAACAGGCTGGAGTCTGTGCCGCTCCCTCATCCACCTCTTCAGGACCTACTCCTTCCTGAACCTCCTGTTCCTCTGCTATCC GTTTGGGATGTACATTCCGTTCCTGCAGCTGAACTGTGACCTCCGCAAGACAAACCTCTTAAGCCACATGGCCTCCATGGGTCCCCGGGAGGCGGTCAGTGGCCTGGCACGGAGCCGGGACTACCTGCTGACACTGCGGGAGACGTGGAAGCAGCACACGCGGCAGCTGTACGGCCCGGACGCCATGCCCACCCACGCCTGCTGCCTGTCGCCCAGCCTCATCCGCAGTGAGGTGGAGTTCCTCAAGATGGACTTCAACTGGCGCATGAAGGAGGTGCTGGTCAGCTCCATGCTGAGCGCCTATTATGTGGCCTTTGTGCCTGTTTGGTTCGTGAAG AACACACATTACTATGACAAGCGCTGGTCCTGCGAGCTCTTCCTGCTGGTGTCCATCAGCACCTCGGTGATCCTCATGCAGCACCTGCTGCCTGCCAGCTACTGCGACCTGCTGCATAAGGCCGCTGCCCACCTGGGCTGCTGGCAGAAGGTGGACCCAGCACTGTGCTCCAACGTACTGCAGCACCC GTGGACTGAAGAATGCATGTGGCCACAGGGTGTGCTGGTGAAGCACAGCAAGAACGTCTACAAAGCAGTGGGCCACTACAATGTGGCCATCCCCTCCGACGTCTCCCACTTCCGGTTCCAC TTCTTTTTCAGCAAACCCCTGCGGATCCTCAACATCCTTTTGCTGCTGGAGGGCGCTGTCATCGTCTACCAGCTCTACTCCTTAATGTCCTCTGATAAGTGGCACCAGACCATCTCACTGGCACTCATCCTCTTCAGCAACTACTACGCCTTCTTCAAGCTGCTGCGAGACCGCCTGGTATTGGGCAAGGCCTACTCGTACTCGGTCAACCCCCAGAGGGACCTAGACCACCGGTTCTCCTGA
- the TMEM39B gene encoding transmembrane protein 39B isoform X4, with the protein MLFLTRFTVLTATGWSLCRSLIHLFRTYSFLNLLFLCYPFGMYIPFLQLNCDLRKTNLLSHMASMGPREAVSGLARSRDYLLTLRETWKQHTRQLYGPDAMPTHACCLSPSLIRSEVEFLKMDFNWRMKEVLVSSMLSAYYVAFVPVWFVKNTHYYDKRWSCELFLLVSISTSVILMQHLLPASYCDLLHKAAAHLGCWQKVDPALCSNVLQHPWTEECMWPQGVLVKHSKNVYKAVGHYNVAIPSDVSHFRFHFFFSKPLRILNILLLLEGAVIVYQLYSLMSSDKWHQTISLALILFSNYYAFFKLLRDRLVLGKAYSYSVNPQRDLDHRFS; encoded by the exons ATGCTGTTCCTCACCCGCTTCACCGTTCTCACGGCAACAGGCTGGAGTCTGTGCCGCTCCCTCATCCACCTCTTCAGGACCTACTCCTTCCTGAACCTCCTGTTCCTCTGCTATCC GTTTGGGATGTACATTCCGTTCCTGCAGCTGAACTGTGACCTCCGCAAGACAAACCTCTTAAGCCACATGGCCTCCATGGGTCCCCGGGAGGCGGTCAGTGGCCTGGCACGGAGCCGGGACTACCTGCTGACACTGCGGGAGACGTGGAAGCAGCACACGCGGCAGCTGTACGGCCCGGACGCCATGCCCACCCACGCCTGCTGCCTGTCGCCCAGCCTCATCCGCAGTGAGGTGGAGTTCCTCAAGATGGACTTCAACTGGCGCATGAAGGAGGTGCTGGTCAGCTCCATGCTGAGCGCCTATTATGTGGCCTTTGTGCCTGTTTGGTTCGTGAAG AACACACATTACTATGACAAGCGCTGGTCCTGCGAGCTCTTCCTGCTGGTGTCCATCAGCACCTCGGTGATCCTCATGCAGCACCTGCTGCCTGCCAGCTACTGCGACCTGCTGCATAAGGCCGCTGCCCACCTGGGCTGCTGGCAGAAGGTGGACCCAGCACTGTGCTCCAACGTACTGCAGCACCC GTGGACTGAAGAATGCATGTGGCCACAGGGTGTGCTGGTGAAGCACAGCAAGAACGTCTACAAAGCAGTGGGCCACTACAATGTGGCCATCCCCTCCGACGTCTCCCACTTCCGGTTCCAC TTCTTTTTCAGCAAACCCCTGCGGATCCTCAACATCCTTTTGCTGCTGGAGGGCGCTGTCATCGTCTACCAGCTCTACTCCTTAATGTCCTCTGATAAGTGGCACCAGACCATCTCACTGGCACTCATCCTCTTCAGCAACTACTACGCCTTCTTCAAGCTGCTGCGAGACCGCCTGGTATTGGGCAAGGCCTACTCGTACTCGGTCAACCCCCAGAGGGACCTAGACCACCGGTTCTCCTGA